The genomic segment GGGTGACGAATCAGGACAAGAGTACAGCCTCAAGATCTACCATATACAGAACAGTCAAACTTCTTCAAGAATTTGGTGCAATAAGGGAAGTTATAAAGCTCGGCAACAGAACCATATACGAATTCATTGCAGGAAAACCTCATCACGAACACCTAATATGCGTGAGGTGTGGCAAGATCATAGAGTTTTACAGAGAGGATATAGAAGAACTGCAGGATAAGGTGTGCGAAGAGTACCAATTTACTCCAATGCATCATCGCCTTGAGATATTCGGTATATGTTCCGACTGCAATCAGTCAGCGGTTTAACCACT from the Hydrogenobacter sp. genome contains:
- a CDS encoding Fur family transcriptional regulator, translating into MELSELKKQFEQFLRQKGYKITKSRFDLVDKIASYGTHFEIEDLVMWVTNQDKSTASRSTIYRTVKLLQEFGAIREVIKLGNRTIYEFIAGKPHHEHLICVRCGKIIEFYREDIEELQDKVCEEYQFTPMHHRLEIFGICSDCNQSAV